The Platichthys flesus chromosome 18, fPlaFle2.1, whole genome shotgun sequence genome includes a window with the following:
- the LOC133973650 gene encoding kinesin-like protein KIF13B isoform X2 — MDDNSLSDSNVKVAVRVRPMNRREKDLKTKCVVEMEGNQTVLHPALTNMNKGDPRNQPKAFAYDYCFWSMDESQKDKFEGQDVVFQCLGESLLDNAFLGYNACIFAYGQTGSGKSYTMMGSAEQPGLIPRLCSSLFSRTVQEAREGESFTVEVSYMEIYNEKVRDLLDPKGSRQALRVREHKVLGPYVDGLSRLAVACYKDVESLMSEGNKSRTVAATNMNEESSRSHGVFNIILTHTLMDMHSGTTGEKVSKLSLVDLAGSERAAKTGAAGERLKEGSNINKSLSTLGLVISALADQGAGKNRSKFVPYRDSVLTWLLKDSLGGNSRTAMVATISPSADNYDETLSTLRYADRAKSIINHAVVNEDPNARIIRELREEVEKLREQLTEAESMKAPELKERLEESEKLIQEMTVTWEQKLRKTEAVAQERQKQLESLGISLQSSGIRLVDDKCFLVNLNADPALNELLVYYLKDHTCVGSANSQDIQLCGMAIQSEHCVIDITENNSVVLTPHRSARTCVNGAVVTSPVQLHHGYRILWGNNHFFRINLPRHMVHAGVEDEEDGAVMKACLDTDRVELEFGSSSDVSSERSFSYELAQTEVMMKGMGSNDPLQSVLQTLERQHEEEKRCALERQRQMYEQELEQLRQRLDASGLPVSAGAAVTSPGYQKRLRRWSEDREAMMTRTLRRLREQIVRANLLAQEAGLIAEELNKRTEYLVTLQIPASNLDANRKRDVVLSEPAIQVRRKGKGKQIWALEKMENRLVDMRDLYQEWKDFDEDNAVMRSYFKRADPFFDEQENHSLIGVANVFLACLFYDVKLQYAVPIINQKGEVAGRLHVDLWRGKEGSEEESPDQPDAQEIHNTDGDQTERKLKCVVKILQATGLPRHLSNFVFCQYHFWGQEEPVFIAPEVAPSSSSSAFRDPQCTVVFDSAKELSVSVSDDLVEFLAEGAVAIEVYGHKQANHRRNLALWDLGVIQAKTRSLRERWSEVTRRLEMWVQLMELNEAGQFTAVEVLPAKDVRTGGIFQLKQGQSRRVQVEVRSVSDSGTMPLITASILSVSIGNVQVRQAHVSRGSESQWAGDEDMDSYQEVDLERMREQWLFTLTQRQEYLDQHLQKVVSKPDKSEDDVERESQLLECRLTLTEERNAVLVPSAGSGIPGAPAERVPVPGMETHIPVLFLDLSADDFQSNLSAPLSGGLDALLSEEDDDEFFDLHIVKHYDPEVKVEASWDSTVHDCPQLSRVASADQRVYLTVLAVVQLSHPAHMQLILRKRICVNVTGRQGFAQSLLKRMSHRSTIPGCGVTFEIVSNIPGDIHGPEDREMLARLAASAEDDQSADSEAAIEKYLRSVLAVENILTLDRLRQEVAVKEQMGVRGKPPRRCLSSPNINRLTASTLDLYSTSYQLNDFTSWKSHQDLCVVPPSSRRTLPSSISQSLNPEAVKAVPKLLKSLLPGGKEDSGTQSVVHQQSQNLPRIVVQSASVEEGMSKHQQLVPIEEIIPADIQSQMPRSVHLPPPIIPEQMEESTHSPVSEASSGYMSTSISTVTLSDVYTLSWDLPQTSGFEMVPDEEEEDTTLTQSVTYPESLLVEHTEPREESQGLNDDAAAEEIDLPPSELHNTPSDSNLSLEEPPQFPSVSLKEEGMPDPAGESDPPDQAEPSEDSTADQIGSDHSEPLSDSVEVEQNETKQAESLQTPVSESETPHETEESKLPATDETEAEIPLLDETQPSGQEDQSQPQQPEEDEATIERFQAPNLIPVLSSGDSVLQDSSEQQLKAEASDPVDTSVLTSTSASDEVQEESPADESVNAPEAPTPLSSIQPSNPAASAASPFQIQKVKSSDLKSFHVIMDEETSGHEDEASSHGSGLHLSVPMDTLEIISDSEEGDVTSIIIPEWLKEGEFVTVGTNKSGTVRYVGPTDFAQGTWVGVELEVPAGKNDGSVGGKQYFQCNPGYGVLVRPDRVSRGGAKRHRQQKKRRSANLSGSSPNLAALTALAKGEPGGAMGSRSRGENRKSWNT, encoded by the exons ATGGATGACAACAGCCTCAGTGACTCCAATGTAAAGGTCGCTGTTCGTGTGCGACCCATGAACAGGAGAG AAAAAGacctaaaaacaaaatgtgtggtggagatggaggggaaCCAGACCGTTCTGCACCCGGCCCTCACCAACATGAACAAAGGAGACCCTCG GAATCAGCCAAAG GCTTTTGCCTATGATTACTGCTTCTGGTCCATGGATGAATCTCAAAAGGACAAGTTTGAAG GTCAGGATGTGGTGTTCCAGTGCCTTGGAGAGAGCCTGCTGGACAACGCCTTCTTGGGCTACAATGCCTGCATCTTTGCCTATGGACAGACAG GCTCTGGGAAGTCGTACACCATGATGGGCTCGGCGGAGCAGCCTGGTCTGATCCCTCGGCTCTGCAGCTCCCTGTTCAGCCGGACTGTGCAGGAGGCCCGAGAGGGAGAAAGCTTCACTGTGGAGGTCTCATACATGGAGATTTACAACGAGAAGGTCAGGGACCTGCTCGACCCCAAAGG AAGTCGACAAGCGCTGAGAGTTAGAGAGCACAAAGTTTTAGGGCCTTACGTTGACGGCCTGTCCCGGCTGGCTGTGGCCTGCTACAAG GACGTTGAGTCCCTGATGTCAGAGGGAAATAAATCTCGCACAGTGGCGGCCACAAACATGAACGAAGAGAGCAGCAGATCACACGGCGTGTTCAAcatcatcctcacacacacactcatggacaTGCACTCTGga ACGACTGGCGAGAAAGTGAGCAAGCTGAGTCTGGTGGATCTGGCCGGCAGCGAGCGGGCAGCGAAGACTGGAGCAGCAGGGGAACGACTGAAAGAAGGCAGCAACATCAATAA GTCTCTCAGCACTCTAGGGTTAGTTATCTCTGCCTTGGCTGACCAGGGAGCAGGGAAGAACAGGAGCAAGTTTGTTCCATACAGAGACTCTGTGCTCACCTGGCTGCTCAAG GACAGCCTGGGAGGGAACAGCCGCACAGCCATGGTCGCCACCATCAGCCCATCAGCGGACAATTACGATGAGACGCTGTCTACCCTGCGGTACGCGGACAGGGCAAAGAGCATCATCAACCACGCTGTGGTCAACGAAGACCCCAACGCCAGGATCATCCGAGAGCTGCGCGAGGAAGTGGAGAAACTGAGGGAGCAGCTCACAGAGGCTGAG tCTATGAAGGCTCCAGAGCTGAAGGAACGACTGGAGGAATCAGAGAAACTGATCCAGGAAATGACAGTGACATGGGAGCAGAAACTCAGGAAGACTGAGGCTGTCGCgcag GAGCGTCAGAAGCAGCTGGAGAGTCTAGGAATATCTCTGCAGTCTTCTGGAATCAGATTGGTGGATGACAAGTGTTTCCTTGTCAACCTTAATGCTGACCCTGCCCTCAACGAGCTACTGGTCTACTACCTGAag GATCACACATGCGTGGGCTCAGCCAACTCCCAGGACATCCAGTTGTGTGGGATGGCCATCCAAAGTGAGCACTGCGTGATCGACATCACTGAAAACAACAGCGTGGTGCTCACTCCTCACCGCAGCGCTCG AACATGTGTAAATGGTGCTGTAGTCACCAGTCCAGTGCAGCTGCATCATGGTTACAGAATTCTATGGGGAAATAACCATTTCTTCAG gatcaaCTTGCCCAGGCATATGGTTCATGCAGGggttgaggatgaggaggacggtGCTGTGATGAAGGCATGTTTGGACACAGACCGGGTAGAGTTGGAATTCGGTTCGTCCAGCGACGTGTCGAGCGAGCGGAGCTTCAGTTATGAGTTGGCCCAGACCGAGGTCATGATGAAAGGCATGGGCAGCAACG aCCCCCTACAGTCAGTATTGCAGACACTGGAGAGGCAgcatgaggaggagaagcgTTGCGCCCTGGAGCGTCAGAGGCAGATGTatgagcaggagctggagcagctccGCCAGAGACTGGACGCATCAGGTCTCCCGGTCagtgctggtgctgctgtaaCATCGCCCGGCTACCAAAAACGCTTGCGACGCTGGAGTGAGGACAG GGAAGCGATGATGACTCGCACCCTGCGGCGCCTGAGGGAGCAGATAGTTCGGGCCAACCTGCTGGCTCAGGAGGCCGGCTTGATCGCAGAGGAACTCAACAAGAGAACAGAGTACCTGGTCACTCTTCAGATACCTGCCTCGAACCTGGATGCCAACAGGAAG CGTGACGTGGTGCTGAGCGAGCCGGCCATCCAGGTCCGTCGTAAAGGTAAAGGAAAGCAGATCTGGGctctggagaagatggagaacaggCTGGTGGACATGAGGGATCTTTACCAGGAGTGGAAGGACTTTGATGAAGACAACGCT GTGATGCGGTCCTATTTCAAACGTGCTGACCCGTTCTTCGATGAGCAGGAGAACCACAGTCTGATCGGTGTGGCCAATGTCTTCCTGGCCTGCCTGTTCTACGACGTCAAGCTGCAGTATGCAGTGCCCATCATCAACCAGAAGGGAGAG GTGGCAGGTCGGCTGCATGTGGATTTGTGGCGGGGAAAAGAGGGTTCTGAGGAGGAGAGTCCAGATCAGCCTGACGCTCAGGAGATCCACAACACAGACGGAGATCAAACGGAGCGTAAACTGAAATGTGTG gtgAAAATCCTCCAGGCCACTGGTCTTCCTCGCCATCTGTCCAACTTTGTCTTCTGCCAGTACCACTTCTGGGGGCAGGAGGAGCCTGTGTTCATCGCTCCAGAGGTGGCGCCATCCAGCTCATCATCAGCCTTTAGAGACCCTCAGTGCACTGTGGTCTTTGACAGTGCCAAG GAGTTGTCTGTGTCAGTATCAGATGACCTTGTGGAGTTTCTGGCTGAGGGAGCTGTGGCCATTGAAGTGTACGGCCACAAACAGGCCAACCACCGCAGAAACCTGGCTCTGTGGGACCTCGGAGTTATTCAAGCTAAGACCAGATCGCTCAGAGAGAG ATGGAGTGAGGTGACCCGTCGACTGGAGATGTGGGTGCAGCTGATGGAGCTGAATGAGGCTGGACAGTTCACAGCTGTGGAGGTTCTTCCTGCCAAAGACGTACGCACTGGAGGAATCTTCCAGCTTAAACAg GGTCAGTCCCGTCGAGTTCAGGTGGAGGTGCGCTCGGTGTCTGACTCGGGCACCATGCCCCTTATCACTGCCTCcatcctctctgtgtccattgGAAATGTCCAAGTCCGACAGGCACATGTCTCCAGAGGCAGCGAATCACAATGG GCTGGTGATGAAGACATGGACAGTTACCAA gAGGTGGACCTGGAGAGGATGAGGGAACAGTGGCTGTTCACACTCACTCAGAGGCAGGAGTATTTGGACCAGCATCTGCAGAAGGTCGTCTCCAAACCAG ATAAGTCCGAGGATGATGTTGAAAGGGAGTCTCAGTTGCTGGAGTGTCGTCTGACTCtcacagaagaaagaaatgcCGTCCTAGTGCCCTCAGCCGGCAGCGGCATCCCTGGAGCACCAGCAGAAAG ggtTCCTGTCCCTGGAATGGAAACCCACATTCCCGTCCTGTTTCTGGATCTCAGTG CTGATGATTTCCAGTCCAATCTTTCAGCCCCATTATCTGGGGGTCTGGACGCGTTGCTgagtgaggaggatgatgacgaATTCTTCGACCTTCATATTGTTAAACACTATGATCCAGAG gtgAAGGTGGAGGCTTCCTGGGACTCAACGGTTCATGACTGCCCCCAGCTGAGTCGCGTGGCCTCTGCCGACCAGAGGGTCTACCTGACGGTCCTAGCAGTTGTTCAGCTGAGCCACCCGGCCCACATGCAGCTGATCCTCAGAAAACGCATCTGTGTTAATGTCACTGGAAGACAG GGCTTTGCACAGAGTCTGCTGAAGAGGATGTCCCATCGCAGCACCATCCCCGGCTGTGGGGTCACATTTGAAATCGTGTCTAACATCCCAGGG GACATCCATGGTCCAGAGGACAGGGAGATGTTGGCGCGGCTCGCTGCCAGCGCTGAGGACGACCAGTCAGCCGACAGTGAGGCGGCCATAGAGAAATACCTCCGTAGCGTCCTGGCTGTGGAGAACATCCTCACTCTTGACCGTCTCAGACAG gagGTGGCTGTAAAGGAGCAGATGGGGGTCAGAGGGAAACCTCCCAGACGCTGCCTAAGCTCTCCAAACATCAACCGG CTGACAGCCAGTACTCTGGATCTCTACTCCACTTCTTATCAGCTCAATGACTTCACT agctggAAGAGCCATCAGGATCTTTGTGTGGTTCCTCCTTCGTCCAGACGCACACTGCCCAGTTCCATTTCCCAGAGCCTGAACCCAGAAGCAG TGAAGGCCGTGCCCAAGCTGCTGAAGTCACTGCTTCCTGGTGGGAAGGAAGATAGCGGCACCCAGTCAGTTGTCCATCAGCAG TCGCAGAACTTGCCGCGCATCGTTGTGCAGTCAGCCAGCGTTGAAGAGGGCATGAGCAAACATCAGCAGCTG GTTCCCATTGAGGAAATCATTCCTGCCGACATCCAATCACAGATGCCCCGATCCGTACATCTGCCCCCGCCCATCATCCCAGAACAGATGGAAGAATCCACCCATAGCCCAGTGAGCGAAGCCTCCAGTGGATACATGTCCACCAGCATATCTACAGTAACACTATCAGACGTCTACACGTTGAGCTGGGATCTGCCCCAGACATCCGGATTTGAGATGGTGcctgatgaagaggaagaggacactACATTGACACAATCTGTTACTTACCCAGAATCCCTCCTTGTGGAGCACACAGAGCCTCGGGAGGAATCGCAGGGTTTGAACGatgatgcagctgcagaggagattGACCTGCCACCGTCCGAATTACACAATACTCCATCAGATTCAAATCTGAGTCTTGAGGAACCACCTCAGTTTCCATCAGTCAGTTTGAAGGAGGAAGGAATGCCTGATCCCGCAGGAGAATCAGATCCACCAGACCAGGCAGAACCATCTGAAGACTCAACTGCTGACCAGATTGGATCAGACCATTCGGAGCCTCTCAGTGATTCAGTGGAAGTCGAGCAGAATGAAACCAAACAGGCAGAATCGTTGCAAACACCCGTCTCAGAATCAGAGACCCCACATGAGACAGAAGAATCCAAGCTGCCTGCTACAGATGAGACAGAAGCAGAAATCCCACTGCTTGATGAAACACAACCGTCAGGGCAGGAAGATCAAAGTCAGCCTCAGCAACCTGAAGAAGACGAGGCAACCATTGAGAGGTTTCAAGCTCCAAACCTGATCCCAGTTTTGTCATCAGGTGACTCAGTTCTTCAAGATTCATCAGAGCAACAATTAAAAGCTGAGGCCTCAGACCCTGTCGACACCTCAGTCCTGACCTCAACCTCAGCATCAGATGAAGTGCAAGAAGAATCGCCCGCTGATGAATCTGTGAACGCTCCAGAAGCTCCCACTCCTCTGTCCAGCATTCAACCTTCCAATCCTGCTGCCTCAGCGGCCAGCCCCTTCCAGATCCAGAAGGTCAAGTCTTCGGACCTCAAGTCCTTTCATGTCATAATGGATGAGGAGACGAGCGGGCACGAGGATGAGGCCAGCAGCCATGGAAGTGGACTCCACCTCTCTGTGCCAATGGACACCCTGGAGATCATCTCTGATTCTGAGGAAGGAGACGTAACTTCTATAATTATCCCTGAATGGTTGAAAGAAGGGGAGTTTGTAACTGTGGGGACCAATAAGAGTGGAACCGTGCGATATGTGGGACCCACGGATTTTGCGCAGGGTACCTGGGTGGGAGTGGAACTGGAGGTACCAGCAG GAAAGAACGACGGCTCCGTGGGCGGCAAGCAGTACTTCCAATGCAACCCCGGCTATGGGGTGTTGGTACGGCCCGACAGAGTGTCCCGCGGCGGTGCCAAACGCCATCGCCAACAGAAAAAGCGCCGCAGTGCCAACCTGTCGGGATCGAGCCCTAACCTGGCGGCCCTCACCGCTCTGGCCAAAGGCGAGCCCGGCGGGGCCATGGGCAGCCGCAGCAGAGGGGAGAACCGCAAGTCCTGGAACACCTGA